A window from Vigna angularis cultivar LongXiaoDou No.4 chromosome 7, ASM1680809v1, whole genome shotgun sequence encodes these proteins:
- the LOC128197850 gene encoding uncharacterized protein LOC128197850 has protein sequence MENQVEVQEGMKADIQQLKEQMRQVLKTLDALQDPECLCTQRSQQGAPEARTFPSYGLPPNYTPPSGVDSRHLDTQKAEGNAAEVEDEPGATTFTIPGQTIQPGIESTIMKKQLETKSPSSVITPADFKDDKSILEVLEKRLRAVEGEGSFECGDAKKLCLVPDVVIPPKFRLPEFEKYRGNTCPRGHISMYCRKMAV, from the coding sequence atggagaaccaagtaGAAGTTCAAGAGGGAATGAAAGCCGACATCCAAcagctgaaggaacaaatgagacaAGTCCTAAAGACCCTGGATGCCTTACAAGATCCTGAATGTTTATGCACGCAACGATCACAACAAGGAGCTCCAGAAGCACGaactttcccttcctatggtcttcCCCCGAATTATACTCCACCCTCAGGAGTGGACTCGAGACATCTTGACACTCAAAAGGCCGAAGGTAATGCAGCTGAAGTAGAAGACGAGCCTGGGGCAACCACTTTCACAATTCCTGGGCAGACGATCCAACCAGGTATTGAGAGCACGATAATGAAAAAACAACTTGAGACGAAGTCTCCATCTTCTGTCATTACACCAGCAGATTTTAAGGATGATAAGAGCATATTAGAAGTCCTTGAAAAAAGGTTGAGAGCCGTAGAGGGTGAAGGAAGTTTTGAATGTGGAGATGCTAAAAAACTATGTTTAGTTCCTGATGTGGTGATACCTCCAAAGTTCAGGCTGCCAGAGTTCGAGAAATATCGGGGAAATACTTGCCCGAGGGGCCATATAAGCATGTACTGCAGGAAAATGGCAGTTTAG